In Thioalkalivibrio paradoxus ARh 1, the following are encoded in one genomic region:
- the dnaA gene encoding chromosomal replication initiator protein DnaA has translation MSPNTLWSACLDRLQGKLSEQQLNTWLRPLHAQEADGCLRLLAPNQFVLEHVRDHFLHAIQGTVDELGTSERQWQVALGIGGPEAATRADTERGSRPPAPLRLSGPGSNLNPAFTFETFVEGKSNQLARAASLQVASNPGVAYNPLFVYGGVGLGKTHLMHAIGHRILERIPDGRVIYLHSERFVADMIKALQHNAIDDFKQHYRTADALLIDDIQFFAGKERSQEEFFHTFNALLEGQQQVILTSDRYPKEVEGLEERLRSRFGWGLTIAIEPPELETRVAILQRKAEQSGFELPSEVAFFMAKRIRSNVRELEGSLRRVMANAHFTGKAITVDFAKDALRDLLAVQSKLITLENIQKTVADYYRVKVSDLHSARRSRSITRPRQIAMALSKELTQHSLPEIGEAFGGRDHTTVLHACRKVAELREGDANVDSDYKNLLRTLSS, from the coding sequence GTGTCACCGAATACCCTGTGGTCAGCCTGTCTGGATCGCTTGCAGGGGAAACTCTCCGAGCAGCAGCTGAATACCTGGCTGCGGCCGTTGCACGCACAGGAGGCCGATGGCTGCCTGCGCCTGCTCGCGCCGAACCAATTCGTGCTCGAGCACGTGCGCGATCATTTCCTGCACGCGATCCAGGGCACCGTCGACGAACTCGGTACCAGCGAAAGACAGTGGCAGGTCGCGCTGGGAATCGGCGGTCCCGAAGCAGCCACTCGGGCCGATACAGAGCGCGGGTCGCGCCCACCAGCGCCGCTGCGGCTCAGCGGGCCAGGGTCCAACCTCAACCCGGCGTTCACTTTCGAAACCTTCGTCGAGGGCAAGTCGAACCAGCTGGCGCGGGCGGCGAGCCTGCAGGTGGCGTCCAACCCGGGCGTCGCCTACAACCCGCTGTTCGTGTACGGCGGCGTCGGCCTGGGCAAAACGCACCTGATGCACGCAATCGGGCACCGAATCCTGGAACGGATTCCGGACGGCCGTGTGATCTACCTGCATTCGGAGCGCTTCGTGGCCGACATGATCAAGGCCCTGCAGCACAACGCGATCGACGATTTCAAGCAGCACTACCGCACCGCCGACGCGTTGCTGATCGATGACATCCAGTTCTTCGCCGGCAAGGAGCGCTCGCAGGAGGAATTCTTCCACACCTTCAACGCACTGCTTGAGGGGCAACAGCAAGTCATTCTGACTTCCGACCGCTATCCCAAGGAAGTGGAAGGCCTCGAGGAACGCCTGCGCTCGCGGTTCGGCTGGGGCCTGACCATCGCGATCGAACCGCCCGAACTCGAGACCCGGGTCGCGATCCTGCAGCGCAAGGCCGAGCAGTCCGGTTTCGAACTGCCGAGCGAGGTCGCGTTCTTCATGGCCAAGCGCATTCGCTCGAACGTGCGTGAGCTCGAGGGATCGCTGCGCCGAGTGATGGCCAACGCGCATTTCACCGGCAAGGCGATCACTGTCGACTTCGCGAAGGATGCACTGCGCGATCTGCTCGCGGTGCAGAGCAAGCTGATCACGCTCGAGAACATCCAGAAGACCGTGGCCGACTACTACCGCGTCAAGGTCAGTGACCTGCATTCGGCACGCAGAAGCCGCTCGATCACGCGTCCGCGCCAGATCGCGATGGCCTTGTCCAAGGAACTGACCCAGCACAGCCTCCCGGAAATCGGCGAGGCCTTTGGCGGACGGGATCACACGACCGTGTTGCATGCCTGCCGCAAGGTCGCGGAGCTGCGCGAGGGCGATGCGAACGTGGATAGCGACTACAAGAACCTGTTACGCACACTGAGCAGTTGA
- the dnaN gene encoding DNA polymerase III subunit beta has translation MDLSFARDSMAETLQRIVGAAEKRLTMPILGNVRIRAGSEGIQLDTTDLELAWRARSTGEISPEIDTTVAVKKLLDVVRAAPPDSTLRARVEGERLTVGFGASRFSLATLPGADFPEWELELIEHWIEMPQRLLRRLIETTMFSMAQQDVRYYLQGLLLVAQGAMLRAVATDGHRLAVSETELETPLGADQECIVPRKTVQELRRNLLDDETPVAVGFGPGQVAFDFGTARLTSKVIDGRFPDYERVIPVDLPGTLIVEREALRQALGRVAIVTNEKYRGVRLIVHPDGCRVLTHNAEREEAEEELPAQYQGEEIEIGFNLIYLQDVLNAVDTEQIRFDLRDGGSSALIRAEPIGQARYVVMPMRL, from the coding sequence ATGGATCTATCCTTCGCCCGGGACAGCATGGCCGAGACGCTGCAGCGCATCGTCGGTGCCGCGGAAAAGCGCCTGACCATGCCCATTCTGGGCAATGTCCGCATCCGCGCCGGCAGTGAAGGCATCCAGCTGGACACGACCGACTTGGAGCTCGCCTGGAGGGCGCGCAGCACCGGGGAGATCAGTCCGGAGATCGATACCACGGTCGCGGTGAAGAAGCTGCTGGACGTGGTGCGTGCAGCACCGCCCGATTCGACGTTGCGCGCCAGGGTGGAAGGGGAACGCCTGACAGTCGGGTTCGGCGCATCGCGGTTCAGTCTCGCGACGCTTCCGGGCGCGGATTTCCCGGAATGGGAATTGGAATTGATCGAACACTGGATCGAGATGCCGCAGCGCTTGCTGCGGCGATTGATCGAGACGACGATGTTTTCGATGGCCCAGCAGGACGTACGCTATTACCTGCAGGGGCTGTTGCTGGTGGCGCAGGGGGCGATGCTCAGGGCGGTCGCAACCGACGGGCACCGGCTGGCCGTGAGCGAGACGGAACTCGAGACGCCGCTTGGTGCGGACCAGGAATGCATCGTGCCGCGCAAGACGGTGCAGGAGCTTCGGCGCAATCTTCTGGACGACGAAACGCCCGTTGCGGTCGGATTCGGGCCCGGGCAGGTTGCGTTCGATTTCGGTACGGCGCGCTTGACGAGCAAGGTGATCGATGGCCGCTTCCCTGATTACGAACGCGTGATTCCCGTCGATCTACCGGGAACCCTGATCGTCGAGCGCGAGGCGCTCCGGCAAGCGCTGGGCCGGGTCGCAATCGTGACCAACGAAAAGTACCGCGGGGTTCGGCTGATCGTGCATCCGGATGGCTGCCGCGTGTTGACCCACAACGCGGAACGCGAAGAAGCGGAGGAAGAACTGCCGGCGCAGTACCAGGGAGAGGAAATCGAGATCGGCTTCAATCTGATTTACCTGCAGGACGTGCTGAACGCGGTCGACACCGAGCAGATTCGATTCGACCTGCGCGATGGCGGGTCGTCGGCGCTGATACGTGCAGAGCCCATTGGTCAGGCACGCTATGTCGTGATGCCGATGCGGCTTTGA